The following are encoded in a window of Roseivirga misakiensis genomic DNA:
- a CDS encoding Calx-beta domain-containing protein, translating to MFGITAKRYLLFFIFLLSCKLVIAQTGPGGVGSSSTNVLWLSADDISGLLNNEAVATWPDKSGNANDLAQPIAAHRPIYISNVLNGLPIIRFNDANNERLQRLGMTRLNSDTWNTQELSIVYVNQTTDIGDVILHYENLGLINPNGWYELKNSANLNFVMKEIDYSIGEAINIDGFHIAGIGMSTGDAYSSSNRRRMEFWLDGRLIDDRSNSIARPIELEFPGFNPDNGDLTLGAFNSGQLAATSHAGDFAEVIIFDHELNSAEQIIIHNYLAAKYNITITNDYYAYQSTHSHDVIGVGRETSADRHTGSISPSGLTIISGAGLDTDGEYFFVGSDDGDFTTWTATEAANNDANSQRLAREWRVSETGELGVMTFRFDVSQMPALPSGYTDYVLMVDSDGDFSSGAKVYEVSSISGNEYSYSLDVADGDYLAIGILEPSVIITQLNTSRAESNDANFEVSLNYIPSTDVTLNITSEGSSAIPDEDYEQVNIKVVIPSGFEGSVPFVISVNQDTDAESDETFKITISPANENDQDIGSAVLIYTIEDSPYVGYLGPGGVGDNATNVLWVKADEITSLNNGDDLSQWDDFSGNANNLGASTSTLNTRTFPAYITGVINGLPVVRFSGDNDRLVKRAFNTFPTSAITAIYLNKTTDSGDGILSYAISGGNSNDFLIYDSNSLKFHRGATEYVTGVATNNDQFNRVNIRWRDSDGSLSIFLNGTSAIEQAVAASAIIPGGSFALAGEQDDVDDGYDPGQTHQGDFAEVMLYNVYLNTAQNIIIDNYLAAKYGLTPNTDLYSYEADHPHDVAGIGRVDADNIHKAAMSDSILRIEKPSNLTQDGSYLLFGHNDGALSWDGTAANKLLRDWRLDKTGEMGSVDVVINTVDLPTLSNVDQTYVLLVDADGDFSAGAITYFPNSNAGNEYKFEGLTLADGSYLSIGYITPSITITTNNPTSGIEANDFEFDVSLNFSSGNDVTVEVGVSSSSADDSDYTLNSANNLLTIPANSSTATFTLYILDDVIVEEDEEILISVSNAIIAQDDEISYTILNDDQVIVDFGANEYIGFENTADNNNNANPSIAIESNQSLTSDLEVSYTIYASSSTAAYDDDYTIVGLGNITIPAGATTAEISVQIQDDGLFEGGVNEYEIFYLDIDQEANPEITVGNISRIAYRIYDNSNSQQPNLGFTNTTNSNFETSDATIDVNMSTISGVNATVDYTITGGTATQGTDYTLQNGTLTIPAGSTMASIDVSIVHDELEEGDETIILELSNPSQAALGGNTIYTYTILDAPKLLSTGPGGVGDYKNNILWLRVDELIGLTDNEDINSWPDNSGNENALDPPTNRNPTYVTGVVNGFPAVRFDDTENDLLTRAVLSRSDGLWSNNDLSLIYVNKTTDSNDRLFNYEVSGDADAYYTFENSQEFAFTRNQTAYSLGSALNDNTFHIAGIGMNVTDAGSTIEYWVDGSFTSGSNDYDFSSETYTPSPISEDGSFTMGGLSTSPTQATSHAGDFTEVIVFDDKLNSAEQIIIHNYLAAKYNLVISNDYYAHQATHKYHVIGVGRETSTDKHEISVSESGIGIEAGAGLDTDGEYFILGSDNGDFTTWTATEAANNDANSQRLAREWRVSETGELGEMTFKIDASQMPALPSGYTDYVLMVDSDGDFSSGAKVYEPTSSLATVYSYLLDVADGDYLAIGIIDPTLSITQVNTSNAESNDANFEVSLNYIPNTDVTLNITSSDETATAGEDYEGVSMEIVIPSGFEGNVPILVSVNQDDEAENDETFEITVSPANPNDQDIVSTDLIYTIEDSPSVGYLGPGGVGDHATNVLWVKADEITGIAGDGILEQWDDFSGNDNDLGQSTSKSNEGELPTYRTGVINGLPVVRFSGDNDRLVKRAFNTFPTSAITAIYLNKTTDSGDGILSYAISGGNSNEFLIYDSNSLKFHRGATDYVTGVATNNDQFNRVNIRWRESDGSLSIFLNGTSAIEQAVAASAITSGGSFALAGEQDDFDDGYDPGQTHQGDFAEVMLFNVYLNTAQSIIIDNYLAAKYGLTPNTDLYSYEADYSHDVAGIGRVDADNIHKAAMSDSILRIEKPSNLTQDGSYLLFGHNDGALSWDGTAANKLLRDWRLDKTGEMGSVDVVINSERLPDLPEGTSYVLLVDADGDFSAGTTTYLSNSNAGSEYKFEGLTLADGSFLSIGYITPTLTITTESPASGAESDDFEFAVSINFTSSEEFTLEVDVTNVTADNSDYNLSAANNKLIIPANSNEGTFTLDIVDDSILEGDEDISVSVSNAFITLDDQISYTILNDDKVDLWFNPQIYIANETNVIFPSIEVKLEYAIGFDLELSYTIDDVFSIAAYGEDYTLDGYSTIDGFGTITILAGATTAQIPVTIIDDQLYEQPEPFYTTLNGDDRIEFINLNPQSAASPAEAGYLIVDNDNGNIPAVSFSGTSAFVNETVGTASIGVSLSQVSGAETVVDIYYGGSTATSGSDYMQNTTEISIPAGQTEAFIELPIIHDMIEESQETVVMTLESPEDATLGSNITFTLTIIDSPTIGITGPGGVGNSTTNVLWLVPDSFEKHDSDVSKIEEWIDLSGNANNVSQSVTGNSPVVSTVSANGYKGVLFDGADDRLLLNPFSNFPTSAITALYVNATSDSDDGLLSYSVGGAGLSNEFLIFNSNSLKTYINNTEVTTSVAVNNNAFTISGLRWQSSDGSLKIEKNGDGSTQTLTGPAMTSGGSLSIGGRQNGLNTGYLASEFHQGTFTEIIMYNTFLNETQNIIVNNYLSAKYDIALAANNIYDKDDGVNGDFDFEVAGIGQVSISDRHLEAQGTGIVSIGNPRGIGDNEFLIWGHNNADLKAASLNVPMNISRRLDRVWRVSQVDISGTTVDVGAVDLNFDLTNLGSVRPEDLVLLIDSDGDFSSGATEVTGATTFNESDYGFSEVVIPDNSYFTLATRNTNETPLPVELLFFEAEIIDKRNVKLNWATTAEVENSYFDVERSTDGIVFESIVTIPGSTLSEERINYNYTDLEASNGRNYYRLKQVDNSGAAEYSKVASVSLSRNLDDYAITLYPNPAELNSVVNISYLSNSMETMHIKVINSQGVTVLDDQCEVKPGSNVIELNTKNFNSGVYIISLYNSAIGSKLLKLLIR from the coding sequence ATGTTTGGTATAACAGCAAAGAGGTATCTACTTTTCTTTATTTTTCTTCTATCATGTAAGCTTGTCATAGCGCAAACTGGTCCAGGTGGCGTTGGTAGTAGTTCCACCAATGTACTCTGGTTAAGTGCTGATGACATTTCTGGCCTATTGAACAACGAAGCGGTAGCCACTTGGCCAGATAAATCTGGAAATGCCAATGACTTGGCACAACCCATTGCCGCCCATAGACCCATCTATATTTCAAACGTGTTGAACGGCTTACCCATTATTCGTTTCAATGACGCGAATAATGAGCGTTTGCAAAGACTAGGAATGACTAGGTTGAATTCTGATACTTGGAATACTCAAGAGCTGTCAATTGTTTATGTAAACCAAACGACAGATATAGGTGACGTCATTCTACACTATGAAAATCTCGGACTTATTAATCCTAATGGCTGGTACGAACTTAAGAATAGCGCTAATCTGAATTTTGTGATGAAAGAGATTGATTATTCAATTGGAGAAGCAATAAATATTGATGGATTCCATATTGCTGGTATTGGTATGTCAACTGGTGATGCATACTCTAGTAGCAACCGTCGAAGAATGGAATTTTGGCTAGATGGGAGACTTATAGATGATCGGTCTAATAGTATAGCACGACCGATCGAATTAGAATTTCCTGGGTTTAATCCAGACAACGGAGACCTTACATTAGGGGCTTTCAATTCTGGTCAACTTGCTGCCACTTCACATGCAGGTGATTTTGCAGAGGTGATAATTTTTGATCATGAGTTAAATTCTGCCGAGCAAATAATCATACATAACTATTTGGCCGCTAAGTACAACATTACGATCACCAATGATTATTACGCCTACCAAAGTACACATTCACATGATGTAATAGGCGTTGGTCGAGAAACCTCGGCAGACAGGCATACAGGGTCTATTTCTCCAAGTGGCTTAACGATCATAAGTGGAGCAGGTCTTGATACTGATGGCGAGTATTTTTTTGTTGGTAGCGATGATGGTGATTTCACCACATGGACGGCGACAGAGGCAGCCAATAATGATGCAAATTCTCAACGTTTAGCGCGTGAATGGCGCGTGAGCGAAACAGGCGAACTGGGAGTTATGACTTTTAGATTTGATGTATCTCAAATGCCAGCGCTGCCTTCAGGATATACGGATTATGTGTTGATGGTGGATAGTGATGGAGATTTTAGTAGCGGCGCTAAAGTATATGAGGTGAGCAGCATTTCAGGTAATGAATATAGCTATTCGCTAGATGTCGCTGATGGAGACTACCTGGCCATTGGTATTTTAGAGCCGTCTGTTATTATAACACAATTGAATACGTCTAGAGCTGAAAGTAATGATGCCAACTTTGAGGTTAGCCTTAATTATATACCCAGTACCGATGTCACTTTAAACATTACTTCAGAAGGATCCTCAGCAATACCCGATGAAGATTATGAACAGGTCAATATAAAGGTTGTGATACCATCGGGTTTTGAGGGTAGCGTGCCTTTTGTTATTAGCGTGAACCAAGATACTGATGCTGAGAGCGATGAAACATTCAAAATCACCATTTCACCCGCCAATGAAAATGACCAAGATATTGGTAGTGCTGTACTGATCTATACTATTGAAGATAGTCCTTATGTAGGCTATTTAGGACCCGGTGGTGTGGGAGATAATGCCACGAATGTATTATGGGTTAAAGCTGATGAGATTACTTCATTGAATAATGGCGATGATTTGTCTCAGTGGGATGATTTCTCTGGAAACGCTAACAATCTAGGTGCATCCACGTCCACCTTGAACACCAGAACTTTTCCAGCGTACATAACAGGAGTTATTAATGGGCTACCAGTGGTTAGGTTTAGTGGAGACAACGATAGGTTAGTTAAAAGGGCCTTTAATACTTTTCCGACTAGCGCGATCACGGCTATTTATCTTAATAAAACTACTGATTCGGGAGATGGTATTTTATCCTATGCTATAAGTGGGGGGAACAGTAACGACTTTCTCATCTATGATAGTAATAGCTTGAAGTTTCACCGGGGAGCAACTGAATACGTAACAGGTGTAGCCACAAATAACGATCAATTTAATCGAGTGAATATAAGATGGAGAGATAGTGATGGTTCCCTTTCTATATTCTTAAATGGAACTTCTGCCATAGAACAAGCAGTGGCGGCTTCTGCCATTATTCCGGGTGGATCATTTGCGCTGGCGGGTGAGCAAGATGACGTTGACGATGGTTATGACCCAGGTCAAACACATCAGGGAGATTTTGCAGAGGTAATGCTCTACAATGTTTATTTAAATACGGCTCAAAATATTATTATCGACAATTACTTAGCCGCCAAGTATGGTCTTACGCCTAACACTGACCTATATAGCTATGAAGCAGATCATCCTCACGATGTAGCTGGTATTGGAAGAGTAGATGCTGACAATATTCACAAGGCGGCGATGTCGGATAGTATTTTAAGGATTGAGAAGCCTTCCAATTTAACTCAAGATGGTTCTTATCTATTATTTGGTCATAATGATGGGGCGCTAAGCTGGGACGGTACGGCTGCCAACAAACTCTTGCGTGATTGGCGCTTAGATAAGACAGGAGAAATGGGTTCAGTAGACGTTGTTATTAATACTGTCGATCTGCCAACTTTATCAAACGTTGACCAAACGTATGTTTTACTGGTCGATGCTGATGGAGACTTTAGCGCAGGTGCCATTACTTATTTTCCTAATTCTAATGCAGGAAATGAGTATAAGTTTGAAGGCCTGACCCTTGCTGATGGTAGCTATTTATCTATAGGATATATCACGCCAAGTATAACCATTACTACTAATAACCCAACAAGTGGAATCGAAGCGAATGATTTTGAATTCGATGTATCTCTTAATTTTTCGAGCGGTAATGACGTGACAGTTGAGGTAGGTGTCTCTAGTAGCAGTGCCGATGATTCGGATTATACGCTTAACTCAGCCAACAACCTATTGACGATCCCCGCAAATAGTAGCACAGCAACTTTTACACTATATATATTGGATGATGTCATAGTAGAAGAAGATGAAGAGATTTTAATTAGTGTATCAAACGCTATTATAGCACAAGATGATGAAATCAGCTATACAATTCTAAATGACGATCAGGTAATAGTGGACTTTGGTGCTAATGAATATATTGGTTTTGAAAACACAGCTGATAACAATAACAATGCTAACCCAAGCATAGCAATCGAATCAAATCAATCTCTTACTTCGGATTTAGAGGTTTCATACACTATTTATGCTTCTTCAAGCACCGCAGCGTATGACGATGACTATACCATAGTTGGTTTAGGAAACATTACCATTCCAGCAGGAGCTACAACGGCTGAAATTTCCGTTCAAATTCAAGATGATGGTCTTTTTGAAGGTGGTGTTAATGAATACGAAATTTTTTACCTAGATATAGATCAAGAGGCTAATCCTGAAATTACCGTCGGAAATATAAGTAGAATAGCCTATCGAATTTACGATAATAGTAATAGTCAACAACCCAATTTAGGGTTTACGAATACTACAAATAGTAATTTTGAAACGTCAGATGCGACCATTGATGTTAATATGAGCACTATATCTGGTGTCAATGCTACTGTAGATTATACAATAACAGGTGGTACCGCTACTCAGGGTACAGACTATACGTTACAAAATGGTACGCTCACGATTCCAGCTGGTAGCACTATGGCCTCTATCGATGTATCAATCGTACATGATGAACTAGAAGAGGGTGATGAAACCATTATACTTGAGTTAAGCAATCCGTCTCAAGCTGCTTTAGGGGGAAATACAATCTATACATATACAATTCTAGATGCTCCCAAACTCTTGTCAACTGGTCCGGGAGGTGTTGGCGATTATAAAAACAATATATTATGGCTTCGGGTGGATGAGCTTATAGGTTTGACTGATAACGAGGACATTAATAGTTGGCCTGATAATTCAGGCAATGAAAATGCCCTAGACCCACCTACAAACCGCAATCCCACTTATGTGACTGGTGTAGTCAACGGTTTCCCTGCGGTGAGGTTTGATGATACAGAAAATGATCTTTTGACCCGTGCGGTACTATCCAGAAGTGATGGTTTATGGAGTAATAATGACCTGTCGCTCATTTATGTCAATAAAACGACAGACAGTAATGACAGGCTCTTTAATTATGAGGTTTCAGGTGATGCTGATGCCTATTACACATTTGAAAATAGTCAGGAATTTGCATTCACCAGAAACCAAACGGCTTATAGTCTAGGCAGTGCATTAAACGACAATACATTTCATATAGCTGGTATTGGGATGAATGTAACGGACGCTGGTTCTACTATTGAATATTGGGTTGATGGTTCCTTTACTTCTGGCTCCAATGATTATGATTTTAGTAGTGAGACCTATACACCTTCTCCCATAAGTGAGGATGGTAGTTTTACCATGGGTGGCTTAAGTACTAGTCCAACTCAAGCCACTTCACACGCTGGTGATTTTACAGAGGTGATAGTTTTTGATGATAAGTTAAATTCTGCTGAGCAAATAATCATACATAACTACTTGGCAGCCAAGTATAACCTTGTGATTAGCAATGATTATTATGCACACCAAGCTACTCACAAGTATCATGTGATAGGGGTAGGGCGCGAAACTAGTACGGATAAACATGAAATTTCCGTATCGGAAAGCGGTATTGGTATAGAAGCAGGGGCGGGTCTTGATACTGATGGCGAGTATTTTATTCTAGGGAGCGATAATGGTGATTTCACTACTTGGACAGCGACAGAGGCAGCCAATAATGATGCAAATTCGCAACGTTTAGCGCGTGAATGGCGCGTGAGTGAAACAGGTGAACTGGGAGAAATGACTTTTAAAATAGATGCATCTCAAATGCCTGCGTTGCCTTCAGGATATACGGATTATGTGTTGATGGTGGATAGTGATGGAGACTTTAGTAGTGGCGCTAAAGTATATGAGCCTACTTCCAGTCTGGCAACGGTATATTCCTATCTGCTGGATGTCGCAGACGGAGACTACCTGGCCATTGGCATTATAGACCCAACCCTTAGTATCACGCAAGTAAATACGTCTAATGCTGAAAGTAACGATGCCAACTTTGAGGTTAGCCTTAACTATATCCCTAATACTGATGTCACTTTAAATATTACCTCTTCAGACGAAACTGCAACAGCAGGTGAGGATTATGAAGGAGTAAGCATGGAGATTGTGATACCATCGGGTTTTGAGGGTAATGTGCCCATTCTTGTTAGCGTGAACCAAGATGATGAAGCCGAGAATGATGAAACATTTGAAATCACCGTTTCACCCGCCAATCCAAATGACCAAGATATCGTCAGTACTGACCTGATCTATACCATAGAAGATAGCCCATCTGTAGGCTATTTAGGGCCCGGTGGTGTGGGAGATCATGCCACCAATGTGTTGTGGGTTAAAGCGGATGAGATTACTGGTATAGCAGGTGATGGGATTTTAGAGCAGTGGGATGATTTTTCAGGGAACGACAACGATCTAGGTCAATCCACTTCCAAATCGAACGAAGGAGAATTACCTACATATAGAACAGGAGTTATTAATGGGCTACCGGTGGTCAGGTTTAGTGGAGACAACGATAGGTTAGTTAAAAGGGCCTTTAATACTTTTCCGACTAGCGCGATCACGGCTATTTATCTTAATAAAACTACTGATTCGGGAGATGGTATTTTATCCTATGCTATAAGTGGGGGGAACAGTAATGAGTTTCTCATCTATGACAGTAATAGCTTGAAGTTTCACCGGGGAGCAACTGATTACGTAACAGGTGTAGCCACAAATAACGATCAATTTAATCGAGTGAATATAAGATGGAGAGAAAGTGATGGTTCCCTTTCTATATTCTTAAATGGAACTTCTGCCATAGAACAAGCAGTGGCGGCTTCTGCCATTACATCAGGTGGATCATTTGCGCTGGCGGGTGAGCAAGATGACTTTGACGACGGTTATGACCCGGGGCAAACACATCAAGGAGATTTTGCAGAGGTAATGCTATTCAATGTTTATTTAAATACAGCCCAAAGTATAATTATCGACAATTACTTAGCGGCCAAGTATGGTCTTACGCCTAACACTGACCTATATAGCTATGAAGCAGATTATTCTCACGATGTAGCTGGTATTGGAAGAGTAGATGCTGACAATATTCACAAAGCAGCGATGTCAGATAGTATTTTAAGGATTGAGAAGCCTTCCAATTTAACTCAAGATGGTTCTTATCTATTATTTGGTCATAATGATGGGGCGCTAAGCTGGGACGGTACGGCTGCCAACAAACTCTTGCGTGATTGGCGCTTGGATAAGACAGGAGAAATGGGTTCAGTAGACGTTGTTATTAATTCAGAAAGGCTTCCAGATTTACCAGAAGGCACAAGTTATGTTTTGTTAGTCGATGCTGATGGAGATTTTAGTGCAGGTACCACTACTTACTTGTCAAACTCCAACGCAGGAAGTGAGTATAAGTTTGAAGGCCTGACACTAGCCGATGGTAGTTTTTTATCCATTGGATATATCACGCCAACTTTAACCATTACGACTGAAAGTCCTGCAAGCGGTGCCGAATCAGATGACTTTGAATTCGCGGTCTCTATTAATTTCACGAGCAGCGAGGAATTTACGTTGGAGGTAGATGTTACTAATGTTACTGCGGATAACTCAGACTATAACCTTAGCGCTGCAAACAACAAGTTAATTATACCTGCCAACAGTAATGAAGGAACTTTCACGCTAGATATAGTGGATGACAGTATATTAGAAGGTGATGAAGATATTTCAGTTAGTGTATCAAACGCTTTTATAACACTAGATGATCAAATCAGCTATACGATTTTAAATGATGATAAGGTGGACTTATGGTTCAATCCTCAAATTTACATTGCCAATGAAACCAACGTAATATTTCCAAGCATTGAGGTTAAGCTAGAATATGCAATTGGTTTCGATTTAGAGTTATCTTATACAATCGACGATGTATTCAGTATCGCAGCGTATGGTGAAGACTATACCCTTGATGGTTATAGTACTATTGATGGTTTTGGTACTATTACTATACTAGCAGGAGCTACTACAGCTCAAATTCCCGTAACTATTATAGATGACCAACTATATGAACAGCCCGAGCCTTTCTATACAACACTGAACGGTGATGATAGAATAGAATTCATAAACCTAAACCCTCAAAGCGCTGCAAGTCCCGCTGAGGCAGGATATCTAATCGTGGACAATGATAATGGAAATATTCCTGCCGTAAGCTTTAGCGGTACCTCAGCTTTTGTGAATGAGACGGTAGGTACGGCTAGCATAGGGGTAAGTTTGAGCCAAGTTTCAGGGGCCGAGACAGTCGTAGATATTTACTATGGTGGCAGCACGGCTACTTCGGGTAGTGATTACATGCAAAATACCACGGAAATCTCAATTCCAGCTGGGCAAACGGAGGCTTTTATTGAACTACCTATCATTCATGATATGATAGAAGAGTCACAAGAAACAGTTGTAATGACCCTCGAAAGTCCTGAGGATGCTACTTTGGGAAGTAATATCACTTTCACACTAACTATTATTGATAGCCCTACAATAGGAATTACTGGCCCAGGCGGAGTTGGTAATAGCACTACTAATGTGCTTTGGTTAGTTCCAGATTCATTTGAAAAACATGACAGTGATGTTAGTAAAATTGAAGAATGGATAGACTTATCCGGAAATGCTAACAATGTTTCTCAGTCGGTAACGGGCAATAGCCCAGTCGTTTCCACAGTTTCTGCTAATGGATACAAAGGCGTACTTTTCGATGGTGCCGATGACCGACTCCTATTAAATCCGTTTTCGAATTTTCCAACGAGTGCTATTACAGCTTTATACGTGAATGCCACTTCGGACAGTGATGATGGATTACTATCCTATTCAGTCGGTGGTGCTGGCCTGAGTAATGAGTTTTTAATTTTCAATAGCAATAGCCTTAAAACCTATATCAATAATACAGAGGTTACTACAAGTGTAGCCGTAAATAATAACGCATTTACTATATCTGGTCTTCGTTGGCAATCATCAGATGGTAGTTTGAAGATTGAAAAAAATGGTGACGGTAGCACTCAAACTTTAACTGGACCTGCCATGACTTCAGGGGGGAGCCTGTCTATTGGAGGAAGACAAAATGGCTTAAATACAGGTTATCTGGCGTCAGAATTTCATCAGGGTACTTTCACAGAGATTATAATGTACAATACCTTTCTCAATGAAACGCAGAATATAATTGTGAATAATTACCTGTCTGCCAAGTATGATATAGCCCTAGCGGCGAATAATATTTACGACAAAGACGATGGTGTGAATGGAGACTTTGATTTTGAAGTCGCAGGGATAGGTCAAGTCAGTATTTCAGATAGGCACTTGGAAGCGCAAGGAACTGGCATAGTAAGCATTGGTAACCCAAGAGGTATTGGGGATAATGAATTTCTGATTTGGGGTCATAATAATGCTGACTTGAAAGCAGCAAGTCTGAATGTACCAATGAACATTAGCCGTAGGCTTGACCGTGTATGGAGGGTGAGTCAAGTAGATATATCAGGAACTACAGTAGATGTTGGTGCTGTAGATTTAAACTTTGACCTCACAAATTTGGGTTCAGTAAGGCCAGAAGATTTAGTGTTGCTGATCGATAGCGATGGCGACTTTTCCTCAGGAGCAACAGAGGTTACTGGAGCCACAACATTCAATGAAAGTGATTATGGTTTCAGCGAAGTAGTCATACCCGATAATAGTTATTTTACCCTTGCAACACGTAATACCAATGAGACACCACTTCCAGTTGAGTTATTGTTTTTTGAGGCTGAGATAATAGACAAAAGAAACGTAAAGCTGAATTGGGCCACTACTGCCGAAGTGGAAAACAGTTACTTCGATGTGGAACGTAGCACCGACGGCATTGTCTTTGAAAGCATTGTCACCATCCCTGGCAGCACATTGAGTGAAGAGCGAATCAATTACAACTATACAGATCTTGAAGCCTCTAATGGTCGAAATTACTATCGCCTTAAACAAGTAGATAACAGTGGAGCAGCGGAATACTCAAAAGTAGCAAGCGTTTCTTTGAGCAGAAACTTGGACGATTACGCCATTACGCTATACCCCAATCCAGCGGAGTTGAATAGTGTAGTCAACATCTCTTACCTGTCAAATTCTATGGAGACCATGCACATTAAGGTGATAAATAGTCAAGGTGTAACTGTATTGGATGATCAATGCGAAGTTAAACCTGGAAGTAATGTGATTGAGTTAAATACTAAAAATTTCAATTCAGGAGTTTATATCATAAGCCTTTACAATTCGGCTATTGGATCAAAGCTATTAAAGCTATTGATTAGATAA